A region of Asticcacaulis excentricus DNA encodes the following proteins:
- a CDS encoding ion transporter, whose product MTFRSARRQVLTIIEHPAFTATVVTLIILNAIVLGLETYPAIMASAGALLSSIDQILLSVFVLELGLRLFAQGWRFFRDPWNLFDASIIIVSLLPAAGAFSVLRALRVLRVLRLISVFPSLRRVIGGIVAALPGIGSIGAILVIIYYVSAVMASQLFGATHPQWFGTLDASLFSLFQIMTLEGWADMARSLAATHAAAIPFMIVFILVATFTVLNLFIGVMLEAMQRVQADKGTPSPPATEAEAIGELTTEVAALKEQIEALTWILTRPER is encoded by the coding sequence ATGACGTTCAGGTCCGCACGGCGTCAGGTCCTGACGATCATCGAACACCCCGCCTTTACCGCAACAGTCGTCACGCTGATTATTCTCAACGCGATTGTTCTGGGGCTGGAGACCTATCCCGCGATCATGGCTTCGGCAGGCGCGTTACTGTCCTCCATCGATCAGATCCTGCTGTCCGTCTTTGTGCTGGAATTGGGTCTGCGCCTGTTTGCTCAGGGCTGGCGGTTCTTTCGTGACCCGTGGAACCTGTTTGATGCGAGCATCATCATCGTGTCTCTTCTTCCGGCCGCAGGCGCCTTCAGTGTTCTGCGCGCCCTCAGGGTGCTGCGGGTCTTGCGTCTGATCTCCGTTTTCCCCAGCCTGAGGCGCGTCATCGGCGGCATAGTGGCGGCACTGCCCGGTATCGGGTCCATCGGCGCGATACTGGTGATCATCTATTACGTCTCAGCGGTGATGGCCAGCCAGCTATTTGGGGCCACGCACCCGCAGTGGTTCGGCACGCTGGATGCGTCCCTGTTCAGCCTGTTTCAGATCATGACGCTCGAAGGCTGGGCGGACATGGCGCGCAGTCTGGCGGCTACCCATGCCGCCGCCATTCCCTTCATGATCGTCTTCATTCTGGTGGCGACCTTTACCGTGCTGAACCTGTTTATCGGGGTGATGCTGGAAGCCATGCAGCGGGTTCAGGCGGACAAAGGCACGCCGTCGCCCCCTGCCACGGAAGCCGAAGCCATTGGCGAGCTGACGACGGAGGTCGCCGCTCTGAAGGAACAGATCGAAGCGCTCACCTGGATACTTACGCGCCCCGAGCGGTAG
- a CDS encoding TerC family protein yields the protein MEFLVTPVMDKPLWMWAGFIGIVIALLAFDLGVLHRKTHEVSIRESLWMSAFYIAIALAFGGWVWWSLGDQAGKEYLTGFIVEKTLALDNVFVISLIFTYFAIPPLYQHRVLFWGILGVIVLRGIMIALGATLVSQYSWVLYVFAVFLIFTGIKMLFVGDKHPDIGNNPLLKLMRRVFPISAGLDGQKFLTRQPDPKTGKWRTYATPLLVALALIEFVDLIFAVDSVPAIFTITLDPFIVFTSNIFAILGLRALYFALAAIIHRFRYLKPALAIVLIFIGSKTFIADAMGLEKFPANISLGVTLGLIAAGVIVSLIKTHKPGGHRP from the coding sequence ATGGAGTTTCTTGTCACGCCGGTGATGGACAAGCCCCTGTGGATGTGGGCAGGTTTCATCGGCATTGTTATCGCGCTTCTGGCCTTCGACCTCGGCGTTCTGCATCGCAAGACGCATGAGGTCAGCATTCGCGAAAGCCTGTGGATGTCGGCCTTCTATATTGCCATCGCATTGGCCTTTGGGGGCTGGGTGTGGTGGTCGCTGGGCGATCAGGCCGGTAAGGAATATCTGACGGGCTTTATCGTCGAAAAGACACTGGCGCTCGATAATGTCTTCGTTATCTCGCTGATCTTCACCTATTTTGCCATCCCGCCCCTCTATCAGCATCGCGTGCTGTTCTGGGGGATACTGGGCGTTATAGTCCTGCGCGGCATCATGATCGCGCTGGGAGCCACGCTGGTGTCGCAATACAGCTGGGTGCTGTATGTCTTCGCCGTCTTCCTGATTTTCACCGGCATCAAGATGCTGTTTGTCGGCGACAAGCACCCGGACATCGGCAACAATCCGCTGCTGAAGCTTATGCGGCGCGTCTTTCCGATCAGCGCCGGCCTTGACGGGCAGAAGTTCCTGACCCGTCAGCCTGATCCCAAAACCGGCAAATGGCGCACCTATGCCACGCCGCTTCTGGTCGCGCTGGCCCTGATCGAATTTGTCGATCTGATCTTTGCGGTCGATAGCGTGCCGGCCATCTTCACCATCACGCTGGACCCGTTCATCGTCTTCACCAGCAATATCTTCGCCATTCTGGGACTGCGCGCGCTGTACTTTGCGCTGGCGGCGATCATCCATCGCTTCCGCTATCTGAAACCCGCTCTGGCCATCGTGCTGATCTTCATTGGCTCGAAGACCTTTATCGCCGATGCCATGGGCCTGGAGAAGTTTCCTGCCAATATCTCGCTGGGGGTGACGCTGGGCCTGATTGCCGCCGGTGTGATTGTTTCCCTTATCAAGACCCACAAACCGGGAGGCCACAGGCCATGA
- a CDS encoding zf-TFIIB domain-containing protein: MPLRCCPDCQIPLKEKTHGPVRIDKCPQCRGVWLDKGEMNQIVALNLDGLMPIYARQRPARPHTARFSDEQDRSV, from the coding sequence ATGCCCCTGCGCTGCTGTCCCGACTGCCAGATACCGCTCAAGGAAAAGACTCACGGACCCGTCCGGATCGACAAATGCCCGCAATGCCGCGGCGTCTGGCTCGATAAGGGCGAAATGAACCAGATCGTGGCGCTCAATCTCGACGGACTGATGCCCATCTATGCCCGTCAGCGTCCGGCGCGCCCCCACACCGCCCGCTTTTCTGATGAACAGGATCGATCCGTATGA
- a CDS encoding Bax inhibitor-1/YccA family protein → MQPRGHSRDLFNGSGATTRTLAMDGDLRRYMMGIYNRMGLALLISGGVAFLAAQSPGFINAVYVMSGDRISGLTGLGWGLAFAPLVMAMVLGFGVMRMSLATAQFSFWVFAAIMGLSLTSIVLAYTGASIAQAFLITAITFGLTSFWGYTTKQDLTRFGGFLMMAVIGLIVASLVNLLLQSSWLQLALSALGVLIFTALTAYDTQRLKGLYYDLSDQGETRGKIMILGALSLYINVINIFTSLLHLTGERR, encoded by the coding sequence ATGCAGCCCCGCGGCCACTCCCGCGACCTGTTCAATGGGAGCGGAGCCACCACCAGAACCCTGGCCATGGACGGCGATCTGCGCCGCTACATGATGGGCATATATAACCGTATGGGTCTGGCCTTGCTGATCTCAGGCGGTGTCGCCTTTCTGGCGGCGCAATCCCCCGGCTTCATCAATGCGGTTTACGTCATGTCGGGCGACCGCATCAGCGGCCTGACGGGCCTCGGATGGGGTCTGGCCTTTGCGCCCCTGGTGATGGCCATGGTGTTAGGCTTCGGCGTGATGCGCATGAGCCTCGCGACAGCGCAATTCAGCTTCTGGGTCTTTGCCGCCATTATGGGCCTGTCGCTGACCTCGATCGTGCTGGCCTACACCGGTGCCTCCATTGCGCAGGCCTTTCTGATCACGGCGATCACCTTCGGCCTGACCAGCTTCTGGGGCTACACCACCAAACAGGACCTGACGCGTTTCGGCGGGTTTCTCATGATGGCCGTTATCGGCCTGATCGTCGCCAGTCTGGTCAACCTGTTACTCCAGAGTTCGTGGCTGCAACTGGCCTTGTCGGCTCTCGGCGTGCTGATCTTCACCGCGCTGACGGCCTATGACACCCAACGCCTGAAGGGTCTCTATTACGACCTGTCCGATCAGGGGGAGACCCGCGGCAAGATCATGATCCTGGGGGCCCTGTCGCTCTACATCAACGTCATCAACATCTTCACCAGCCTGCTGCACCTTACCGGTGAGCGGCGATAA
- a CDS encoding sensor histidine kinase, protein MRLPPFLDPPPLPVLRGQRALWQEALLSLVMVFAAACVSYVLMQSGFPSPEALSILFVLPVLAAAIFLDLRLALVTVALSVITYNLVLLPPFWTFDLTNPQAVAKIVVLLIVTLVVSALTTRLRRITGESQARENVLGGLYQLNQDLVGKTTVAQVQAASETCLSALTSVPCQIWYKDVPVDDPLLSEAAQEGASAGAGQVLAPHDPRLILPLIDGEKTLGVLVFTPQDHAPFPVELFPPSLLPTLAAQVASALSRAALAEAHEQQARQADRERFMSAMLSSLSHDFKTPLVGIVGALEALEGRVDSEARDIVADGLAEALRLNRYVVNLVEISRLEAGVRPRSEPLHIRDAVSGVLRTLRPLIGRQKFRITVEAGFPLLNLNASLFDLVLLNLIENALKYGPPEGEITIDARVISDGVEIDVDDEGAGIPPPLREPVFTKFYRAVEGDRKIAGTGLGLYICREIVASYGGRIEAIDPPDGTGACMRVWLPEAATLRLATLEEEME, encoded by the coding sequence ATGCGTCTGCCGCCCTTTCTGGATCCTCCTCCCTTGCCGGTGCTGCGCGGCCAGCGCGCCCTGTGGCAGGAAGCGCTGCTGAGCCTTGTCATGGTGTTTGCGGCCGCCTGCGTCAGTTATGTTCTGATGCAGTCCGGCTTTCCCTCGCCTGAAGCCTTGAGCATCCTGTTTGTCCTGCCCGTTCTGGCGGCGGCGATCTTCCTTGATCTGCGGCTGGCGCTGGTGACCGTGGCGCTCAGCGTCATCACCTACAATCTGGTCCTGCTGCCGCCCTTCTGGACTTTCGACCTGACCAACCCGCAGGCGGTGGCCAAGATCGTGGTGCTGCTCATCGTCACGCTTGTGGTAAGCGCCCTGACGACGCGCCTGCGCCGCATCACGGGCGAAAGTCAGGCGCGCGAAAACGTCCTGGGGGGACTTTATCAACTCAATCAGGACCTTGTCGGCAAAACCACAGTGGCGCAGGTGCAGGCGGCCAGCGAAACCTGCCTGAGCGCCCTGACCAGCGTGCCTTGCCAGATCTGGTATAAGGATGTGCCCGTTGATGACCCGCTGTTATCCGAAGCGGCGCAGGAAGGCGCGTCAGCCGGGGCCGGTCAGGTGCTGGCGCCGCACGACCCGCGCCTGATCCTGCCCCTGATCGACGGCGAAAAGACGCTGGGGGTGCTGGTCTTTACGCCGCAAGACCATGCGCCGTTTCCGGTCGAACTCTTCCCCCCAAGCCTGTTGCCGACCCTGGCTGCACAGGTCGCCAGTGCCCTCAGTCGCGCCGCTTTGGCCGAAGCGCACGAACAGCAGGCGCGTCAGGCCGACCGCGAGCGCTTCATGAGCGCCATGCTGTCTTCGCTGTCGCATGACTTCAAGACGCCGCTGGTCGGCATAGTCGGCGCGCTGGAAGCGCTGGAAGGCCGCGTGGATAGCGAGGCGCGGGACATCGTCGCGGATGGTCTGGCCGAAGCCCTGAGGCTGAACCGCTATGTGGTCAATCTGGTCGAAATCAGCCGGCTTGAGGCCGGTGTGCGACCACGCAGCGAGCCCTTGCATATCCGCGACGCCGTTTCCGGGGTTCTGCGTACTCTGCGCCCCCTGATCGGCCGCCAGAAGTTCCGCATTACGGTCGAAGCGGGGTTTCCGCTTCTCAACCTCAATGCCTCGCTGTTTGACCTTGTCCTGCTGAACCTGATTGAAAACGCCCTCAAATACGGCCCGCCCGAAGGCGAGATCACCATTGATGCCCGCGTCATTTCGGACGGTGTTGAAATTGATGTCGATGATGAGGGGGCAGGTATTCCGCCGCCTTTGCGAGAGCCGGTTTTCACCAAGTTTTATCGGGCCGTAGAGGGCGATCGCAAGATAGCCGGCACCGGGCTGGGGCTTTACATCTGCCGCGAGATCGTGGCCTCCTATGGCGGGCGTATCGAGGCCATAGATCCACCCGATGGCACAGGGGCCTGTATGCGCGTCTGGCTGCCGGAAGCGGCGACGCTGCGTCTGGCGACCCTTGAGGAGGAGATGGAATGA
- a CDS encoding response regulator, with translation MSGLQPKVLVIEDDPQVRKFLTITLTSHDYTVIPAETGREGIRLATSVKPDAVLLDLGLPDIDGTEVIGSIRSWSKMPILVVSVRDQEEEKVKAFDLGANDYVTKPFGTAELMARLRASLRDSIVASVEDTRVEVGDLCIDLAAHKVSVRDTPIKLSPKEFALLKVLATHAGKLLTHKYLMQKVWGEAQADDNQYLRIYIAQLRQKLEIDPARDQFIVNEPGIGYRLETPARSH, from the coding sequence ATGAGCGGTTTGCAGCCCAAGGTACTGGTCATCGAAGACGATCCGCAGGTGCGCAAATTTTTGACCATCACCCTGACCTCTCACGACTATACGGTCATTCCGGCCGAGACAGGACGCGAAGGCATTCGTCTGGCGACCTCGGTCAAGCCGGACGCGGTGCTGCTGGACCTCGGTCTGCCCGATATCGACGGCACGGAGGTCATAGGCTCTATCCGCAGTTGGTCCAAAATGCCGATTCTGGTCGTGTCGGTGCGCGATCAGGAAGAGGAAAAGGTCAAGGCCTTTGATCTGGGGGCCAATGACTACGTCACCAAACCCTTTGGCACGGCGGAGTTGATGGCGCGCCTGCGGGCCTCTTTACGCGACTCCATCGTCGCATCCGTCGAAGATACGCGGGTCGAGGTCGGCGATCTCTGTATCGATCTGGCGGCGCACAAGGTGTCCGTCCGCGACACCCCCATCAAGCTGTCGCCCAAGGAGTTCGCCCTGCTGAAGGTTCTGGCCACCCACGCTGGAAAACTGCTCACCCACAAATACCTGATGCAGAAGGTATGGGGCGAGGCTCAGGCCGACGACAACCAGTATCTGCGCATCTATATCGCCCAGTTGCGTCAGAAGCTCGAAATCGACCCGGCGCGCGATCAGTTCATCGTCAATGAGCCCGGCATTGGCTACCGGCTGGAAACGCCTGCCAGATCGCACTGA
- the mgtE gene encoding magnesium transporter, with amino-acid sequence MARETAEADERPELITPEQIEDFALQDDYALNPEYIQLVIDAADRNDGLRLRDLLDALHPADVADLLGFLSEDYREQVIPWIPADALPEVLPELDDGIREEIVENLRPVDLAEVLQELDSDDAAAVFEDMEAEQQQAVLAAMDPEDREAMVTSLAFEEETAGRLMQREVVAAPDFWNVGDAIDHMRAHGADLPELFFDVYVISPTHKPIGALPVSLLMRTPREVRLSAIMEPITEIEVHMDQEEVAYIFEKYHLISAPVVDQGGRLVGQITVDDIVNIIQEENREDILALAGVSDEEGRDSTVFEVVRSRLPWLCVNLLTAFVASSLIGMFQSEIEKLVALAVLMPMVASIGGNSGTQALTVSVRALSARELTTANALRTVWREVRVGWFNGAVIACILGCVAGTVWQNPMLGVTIALAVLINLTAAALAGTLVPLTLSRLDRDPAVASPIFVTMVTDCIGFFSFLGLAAIILL; translated from the coding sequence GTGGCGCGCGAAACGGCGGAGGCGGATGAACGTCCCGAACTGATCACGCCGGAACAGATCGAAGACTTCGCGCTTCAGGACGATTACGCCCTTAATCCGGAATATATTCAGCTCGTTATCGACGCTGCCGATCGCAATGACGGTCTGCGTCTGCGTGATCTTCTGGACGCCTTGCATCCGGCCGATGTCGCCGATCTGCTGGGCTTTCTGTCCGAAGATTACCGCGAACAGGTCATTCCGTGGATTCCGGCGGATGCCCTGCCGGAGGTGTTGCCGGAACTGGATGACGGTATCCGTGAGGAGATCGTCGAAAACCTGCGTCCGGTCGATCTGGCCGAAGTCCTTCAGGAACTAGATTCCGACGATGCGGCCGCCGTGTTCGAGGACATGGAGGCCGAGCAGCAGCAGGCGGTTCTGGCGGCCATGGACCCCGAAGACCGTGAGGCCATGGTCACCTCTCTGGCCTTCGAGGAAGAGACCGCCGGTCGCCTGATGCAGCGTGAAGTCGTGGCGGCGCCCGACTTCTGGAATGTCGGTGATGCCATTGATCATATGCGCGCGCACGGGGCGGACCTGCCGGAACTCTTCTTCGACGTCTATGTGATTTCGCCGACGCATAAGCCTATCGGCGCGCTGCCCGTGTCGCTGCTGATGCGCACGCCGCGCGAAGTCCGCCTGTCGGCCATTATGGAACCGATCACCGAGATCGAGGTCCATATGGATCAGGAAGAGGTGGCCTATATCTTTGAAAAATATCACCTGATTTCGGCCCCGGTCGTCGATCAGGGCGGGCGGCTGGTCGGTCAGATCACCGTCGACGACATCGTGAACATCATTCAGGAAGAAAACCGCGAAGACATCCTGGCTCTGGCCGGTGTGTCCGATGAGGAGGGGCGTGACTCCACGGTGTTTGAGGTGGTGCGTTCACGCCTGCCGTGGCTATGCGTCAACCTGTTGACGGCCTTCGTCGCCTCGTCATTGATCGGCATGTTCCAGAGCGAAATCGAAAAGCTGGTGGCGCTGGCCGTGCTGATGCCCATGGTGGCCTCTATCGGCGGCAATTCCGGCACTCAGGCCTTGACCGTCTCCGTGCGGGCCCTGTCGGCGCGGGAACTGACCACGGCCAACGCCTTACGCACGGTCTGGCGTGAGGTGCGGGTGGGGTGGTTCAATGGCGCGGTGATCGCCTGCATTCTGGGCTGTGTCGCCGGAACGGTGTGGCAGAACCCCATGCTGGGGGTAACCATCGCTCTGGCGGTGCTGATCAACCTCACCGCGGCGGCGTTGGCCGGGACGCTGGTGCCGCTCACCTTATCGAGGCTGGACCGTGATCCGGCGGTGGCGTCGCCCATTTTTGTGACCATGGTCACCGACTGCATCGGATTTTTTAGTTTCCTGGGGCTGGCGGCGATAATTCTGTTGTAA
- a CDS encoding lysozyme — MRARHKISRAGVELIKSFEGLRQQASQLPDGRWMIGYGHTFSAREGARVTAEDADALLRFDLLPIVEAVNNLVHTPLTQNQFDALVSFCFNIGIEAFGQSDVLRRVNEGRVTEAAQAMDNWTSAEFNGQTYVLAPLIRRRASEKSLFLTPDMEGMELDPQLMTPGMVIRPAEAPTAPQPAPAAPAPKPVITRVADIAETPTAPAPTSPSMDVQAALLKAEQEARIQAEFRRLEQVRLEETQRREAERAAAEEARQREAERAEDARRAEAARQAEARRLADEARAREDERLREEARRLEAIRLAEETRVREEARLREEARLREEARLREELRQREEARLREEAKLREEIRLREEARFREDTLRQEAMRQAQALAAARVAEEARLSELRRLEDARLEQQRLERQRLEEEARLREEAARLERERLEQMRLEQARLEQARLEQERLERERLERERLERERAEREAQAKLEQARLEQDRLEQERLEQERLERERLERERLEREQAEAAARAERERAAEAQKSADQTPKPTVDPDAEAVRKAEAAAALMRLYSPYATMAGPLAKPKATPATPSTPAPAPVQAPPHNPPPAVAAPTSAQVAFEISSRRDPEPAPVTAQEAEDDAEDAPLVMRLHSKVEPGVRPNPSLIAPPTVVASPVSVQTDAAAASAPAPAPVAPQPQLVPEPPRETPKETPLHWREQLQHPATGVATAAAAVQSDALSFNSHAAPQTYVHAEEVVEDDEWLDEDGRIAVSTEEAEANERSLWQMIASTLQWIFISVIGLAALGGAAGAYQKAINLEMTEPGNADVFTTMSITLAVVGIVCVCVSVWLIFRRLGGLKD; from the coding sequence ATGAGAGCGCGCCACAAAATCTCCCGCGCCGGAGTCGAGCTGATCAAGAGTTTCGAAGGTCTGCGCCAGCAGGCTTCACAGTTGCCCGACGGGCGCTGGATGATCGGCTATGGCCATACCTTTTCTGCCCGCGAAGGGGCGCGCGTCACCGCCGAAGACGCCGACGCTCTGCTGCGCTTTGACCTTTTGCCGATCGTCGAGGCGGTCAATAATCTTGTCCACACGCCGCTGACGCAGAATCAGTTCGATGCGCTTGTGTCGTTCTGCTTCAACATCGGTATCGAGGCGTTTGGCCAATCGGACGTGCTGCGTCGCGTCAACGAAGGCCGCGTCACCGAAGCTGCGCAGGCGATGGACAACTGGACCAGCGCCGAATTCAACGGCCAAACCTATGTGCTGGCCCCGCTGATCCGCCGTCGTGCCTCCGAAAAGAGCCTGTTCCTGACCCCCGATATGGAGGGGATGGAGCTTGATCCGCAACTGATGACGCCGGGCATGGTCATCCGCCCCGCCGAAGCGCCGACGGCACCGCAACCCGCGCCCGCCGCACCGGCCCCCAAGCCCGTCATCACGCGCGTCGCCGATATCGCTGAAACACCGACGGCTCCAGCCCCGACGTCGCCGTCGATGGATGTTCAGGCCGCCTTGCTCAAGGCCGAGCAGGAGGCGCGGATTCAGGCCGAATTCCGTCGTCTGGAGCAGGTGCGCCTCGAAGAGACGCAGCGCCGGGAGGCTGAGCGCGCTGCCGCCGAGGAGGCCCGTCAGCGCGAAGCCGAACGCGCCGAAGACGCGCGTCGCGCTGAAGCGGCGCGTCAGGCCGAAGCCCGCCGTCTGGCCGACGAAGCGCGTGCCCGTGAAGACGAGCGCCTGCGCGAGGAAGCCCGTCGTCTGGAGGCCATTCGTCTGGCTGAAGAAACCCGCGTTCGTGAGGAAGCGCGCCTGCGCGAAGAGGCGCGGTTACGCGAAGAAGCGCGTCTGCGTGAGGAATTGCGTCAGCGCGAGGAAGCGCGTCTGCGCGAAGAGGCCAAGCTGCGTGAGGAAATCCGCCTGCGTGAAGAGGCGCGCTTCCGCGAAGACACCCTGCGTCAGGAGGCCATGCGTCAGGCCCAGGCTCTGGCGGCGGCCCGCGTCGCCGAAGAGGCCCGTCTGAGCGAACTGCGCCGTCTGGAGGACGCGCGCCTTGAGCAGCAACGGCTGGAACGCCAGCGGCTTGAGGAAGAGGCGCGCCTGCGTGAAGAGGCAGCGCGTCTGGAGCGCGAGCGTCTGGAACAGATGCGCCTCGAACAGGCCAGACTTGAGCAGGCCCGTTTGGAACAAGAACGTTTGGAGCGCGAACGCCTCGAGCGCGAGCGTCTGGAGCGTGAACGCGCCGAACGTGAGGCGCAGGCCAAACTTGAGCAAGCTCGTCTTGAACAAGACAGACTCGAACAAGAGCGACTGGAACAGGAACGCCTTGAGCGGGAGCGTCTGGAACGCGAACGTCTGGAGCGTGAACAGGCGGAAGCTGCTGCCCGCGCCGAACGTGAACGCGCGGCTGAGGCGCAGAAAAGCGCGGATCAAACCCCCAAGCCCACCGTCGATCCCGATGCTGAGGCGGTGCGTAAGGCGGAAGCGGCGGCGGCCCTGATGCGCCTCTATTCGCCGTATGCCACCATGGCCGGGCCTCTGGCCAAGCCGAAAGCGACACCTGCTACACCTTCGACACCTGCGCCGGCACCGGTTCAGGCCCCGCCGCACAATCCGCCGCCTGCGGTTGCCGCACCGACGTCTGCCCAGGTCGCGTTTGAGATATCTTCGCGCCGTGACCCGGAACCTGCGCCTGTTACAGCTCAGGAAGCGGAAGACGATGCAGAGGATGCGCCGCTGGTGATGCGGCTGCACAGCAAGGTTGAACCGGGTGTGCGTCCCAACCCGTCGCTGATTGCGCCGCCCACGGTTGTGGCGTCTCCGGTCAGTGTGCAAACCGATGCGGCCGCCGCTTCGGCTCCTGCTCCGGCTCCGGTAGCCCCGCAGCCTCAACTCGTGCCTGAGCCACCCAGAGAGACACCCAAAGAAACGCCGCTCCATTGGCGCGAGCAGTTGCAACACCCGGCAACGGGCGTGGCGACGGCTGCGGCGGCCGTGCAAAGCGACGCCCTGAGCTTCAATAGCCACGCGGCCCCGCAGACCTATGTCCATGCCGAAGAGGTGGTGGAAGACGACGAATGGCTGGACGAAGATGGCCGCATCGCGGTTTCGACCGAAGAGGCAGAGGCCAATGAGCGTAGCCTGTGGCAGATGATCGCCTCAACCCTGCAATGGATCTTCATTTCGGTGATCGGTCTGGCCGCACTCGGTGGCGCGGCGGGGGCCTATCAGAAGGCCATCAATCTCGAAATGACCGAACCAGGCAATGCCGACGTCTTCACCACCATGTCGATTACGCTGGCGGTCGTGGGTATTGTCTGCGTCTGTGTCTCGGTGTGGCTGATTTTCCGCCGTCTGGGTGGGTTAAAGGACTAA
- a CDS encoding ATP F0F1 synthase subunit B (Produces ATP from ADP in the presence of a proton gradient across the membrane. Subunit B is part of the membrane proton channel.) encodes MEHAEPSFWANPETWVRIGLGCFFLLLIVMKVPQKLWASLADTGNAVRAELDEAVRIRQEAQALLNQIKAERLEAEQKAKELIAFAEEEAQRLTAEAKTKLDESIKRRQAQAEAKIAQAEAKAASEVKAAAADLATQIAENILISRVDGLKSDPLVDQAITQVAARLS; translated from the coding sequence ATGGAACACGCTGAACCGTCCTTCTGGGCCAATCCGGAAACCTGGGTCCGTATCGGTCTGGGTTGCTTCTTCCTGCTTTTGATCGTCATGAAGGTGCCGCAAAAGCTGTGGGCCTCTCTGGCCGACACCGGCAATGCCGTGCGCGCCGAACTGGATGAGGCCGTGCGTATCCGTCAGGAAGCGCAGGCCCTGCTCAACCAGATCAAGGCCGAGCGCCTTGAGGCCGAGCAAAAGGCCAAGGAACTGATCGCCTTTGCCGAGGAAGAGGCCCAGCGCCTCACCGCCGAGGCCAAGACGAAGCTCGACGAGTCGATCAAGCGCCGTCAGGCGCAAGCCGAAGCCAAGATCGCTCAGGCCGAGGCCAAGGCCGCGTCTGAGGTCAAGGCCGCGGCCGCCGATCTGGCGACGCAGATTGCGGAAAACATCCTCATCAGCCGCGTTGACGGCCTGAAGAGCGATCCGCTGGTCGATCAGGCCATCACGCAGGTGGCGGCCCGCCTGTCGTAA
- a CDS encoding F0F1 ATP synthase subunit C — MDATAYKYIGAGLAMLGMIGAGVGLGILFGNFFQGALRNPSAAKSQQTNLFIGMALTEALGIFAFVVAVLILYAS, encoded by the coding sequence ATGGACGCTACTGCTTACAAGTACATCGGTGCGGGTCTGGCCATGCTCGGCATGATCGGCGCAGGCGTTGGTCTGGGTATCCTGTTCGGTAACTTCTTCCAAGGTGCTCTGCGCAACCCGTCGGCGGCCAAGTCGCAACAAACCAACCTCTTCATCGGTATGGCCCTGACCGAAGCCCTCGGCATCTTCGCGTTCGTTGTCGCGGTTCTGATCCTGTACGCTTCCTAA
- a CDS encoding F0F1 ATP synthase subunit A, translated as MAGPFDPLHQFQVVPVWEIEPVTIAGVTIDLSITNSVLAMLIGVGLVIVFFGLTTARASIIPGRFQVMAESLFGLVDNLAESIIGHEGRAFFPFVFTLFLFILSCNLIGMTTYFTATSQIAVTLTLAVLTIGTVIVVGFAKNGLGFFKLFVPSGVPWWLLPMIVIIEVVSFLMRPITLTLRLFGNMVGGHIVLKVFAQFVVWMVAAGGLALAGAAISLVSVVALTTLEFLVAYLQAFVFAVLACVYLNDVVNLHHH; from the coding sequence ATGGCCGGTCCATTCGATCCGTTGCACCAGTTTCAGGTCGTGCCCGTCTGGGAAATCGAGCCCGTCACGATTGCTGGGGTAACCATCGACCTTTCGATCACAAATTCGGTGTTGGCCATGCTTATCGGTGTGGGCCTCGTGATCGTATTCTTCGGCCTGACCACCGCACGCGCCTCGATCATTCCGGGTCGCTTTCAGGTGATGGCTGAAAGCCTTTTTGGTCTGGTTGACAACCTTGCAGAGTCGATTATCGGCCATGAGGGGCGTGCATTCTTTCCGTTTGTGTTCACGCTCTTTCTGTTCATACTGAGCTGCAATCTGATCGGCATGACCACATACTTCACGGCTACATCGCAGATAGCCGTCACGCTCACGCTGGCAGTTCTGACCATTGGTACGGTCATCGTAGTTGGCTTCGCCAAGAACGGTCTCGGTTTTTTCAAGTTATTCGTACCCTCAGGTGTGCCTTGGTGGCTGCTGCCGATGATCGTTATCATCGAAGTTGTATCCTTCCTGATGCGCCCGATCACGCTGACGCTGCGTTTGTTCGGAAACATGGTCGGCGGCCACATCGTGCTCAAAGTTTTCGCTCAGTTCGTCGTGTGGATGGTGGCGGCTGGTGGTTTGGCGCTCGCTGGCGCAGCGATTTCGCTGGTGTCAGTAGTGGCTCTAACCACACTGGAATTTCTCGTGGCCTATCTGCAAGCCTTCGTCTTCGCAGTTCTGGCTTGCGTGTATCTCAATGACGTGGTGAACCTGCATCACCACTAA